The nucleotide sequence GGCCTGCGCGCGGCAGCAGCGCGCCGACGCGGTCCCAGCCCTCGGCCGCGACGCGATCGCCGAACTGATCGGCCAGCGCCTGGGCTCGCGCGGCGGTGCGGTTGATGACGTGAACCCGGCCGATGCCACGCTCCAGCAGGCCGAACACGACGGCGCGTGCCGAGCCGCCTGAGCCGAGGACGAGCGCCTCGTCGGTGCGGTCCCAGCCCGGTGCGGCCGCATCGAGATTGTCGATGAAGCCTTCGACATCGGTGTTGGTCGAGCGCAGCACGCCGTGCTCGTACCACAGCGTGTTGGCGGCGCCGACGGCACGGGCACGCGCATCCGGCTCTGTCAGCTCCAGCACGCGCTCCTTGTGCGGGATCGTGACATTGGCGCCGACGAAGCCGCGGCTGTGGAGATGCGTGACGAAATCCGCCAGCTCTTCCGGCGGCACCGCCTCGATGGTGTAGCCGCCGGCAATCCCGAGCTCGTGCAGCCAATGATGATGGATCAGAGGCGAGCGCGAGTGGGCAGCAGGCCAGCCTATCAGGCACGCGGCGCGAGGTTTGGCGGCAGAGGTCATGGCCGTGACATCGGACAAGCCCCGGCCGGAGTCAATGCTCTCCGGGAAGGCTCGCCGCGGCCAGGAAGGCCAGCAGCAGCGCGAAGCAGCCGCCTGGCCAGACGGCCAGCAGACCCAGCTGGAGATAAGCCCAGCCGCCGGCTACAGAGCCCGCAGCCAGCGCAGCCCAGAGCAGAAGATTCGGCAGCCAGCCGAGCCGCGGGCCGCCGCTGACGGCGAGCGCCAGCCCCTGCCCCACCTTGACCAGCGCGCCGGTCACATAGGTCAGCCCGAGCCCGCCGCCGCCCTTGATCTGGAAGGCGGCATTCTCCAGCCCCATCGCCAGTACGATCGCGGCGACCGCGCCCGACGGCCGTACGACCAGATGACAGAGCGTCGCGCCAATCAGCAGGGCGCCCTCGACCAGCAGCAGAAGGCTCTGAACCTCGCCATCGCGTCGCTGCATGATCAGGCTGCCGCCGGCGGCGCCAAGCACGAACAGGCCGATCAGGCCCAGCGCGCTGCCGGCCTCCTGCCAGCGGCCATCGGCAAGGCTGACGCCCATCCGGGTCGAGTTGCCGCTCATGAAGGAGACGAACAGGCCGCCGAGATGCAGGAAGCCGATCCCGTCGATGTAGCCTGCGAGCGCGCTGAGCGCGCAGGCGAGGAGGACGTTGCGGCGGCTGTCGAGCATGTCGACACAGCCAACCCTCGCGCCGCGAATTCGTTCGAGCCGGGAATGCGGTCCGTTCAGGTCTCAGCTCGCCGCCAGCCCGTCGGCGATGTCCTCGCGCGGGGTCTCCTTGCCCTTGATGTCGGACACCGCGCGCTCGATGGTCTCGCGATAGCGCACCAGCGGCGGCCGCACGCCATGCGTCAGCAGCGCCCGCCGCACCGTCGGCGAGGCGCCGGTGATGAACAGACGGATGCCCTGGCGTTTGGCCTTGGCAGCCACCCGGCTCATGGCGTTGGCCGCGGTGGAATCGAGGAACGGCACAGCAGCAAAGTCGACCACGAACGCCTTGCGTCGGTCGGCGATGGAGTCCAGCACGGTGCCGACGGTCGAGGCGGCGCCGAAGAAGAACGCCCCGGTGATGCGATAGACCAGCACGTCCTTGTCGGCGCTGAACTTGGGATCGTACGGCACGCGCGCACCGTCCTCGAAGTCGGCGCGGTCCTGCGCCACCAGCGGCGTGCCGTCCTCGACCCCGGTCATCTGCGCCATGCGGTTGATGAAGAGCACCGCGCCGAGCGCGAAGCCGACCAGGATGCCCTCGGTAAGGTCACGGAAGACGGTGAGGCCGAAGGTCGCCAGCAGCACCGTGGCATCGCCCCAGGAGGAGCGGACCAGGGTGGCGAATTCGTGCTTCTCGGCCATGTTCCAGGCGACGACAACCAGCACGGCGGCAAGCGCCGACAGCGGGATGTAGCTCGCCAGGGGGGCTGCGATCAGCATGAACACCAGCAGGAACAGCGAGTGCAGCATGCCCGAGACCGGGCCGCGCGCGCCGGCGCGGACATTGGTCGCGGTGCGCGCGATGGTGCCGGTGACGCAGATGCCGCCGAACAGCGCCGAGCCGACATTGGCGAAGCCCTGCGCCACCAGCTCGCAATTGGAGCGATGGCGGCGCCCCGTCATGCCGTCGGCGACGACGGCCGAGAGCAGCGATTCGATCGCGCCGAGCAGCGCAAATGCGATGGCATCGGGAAACACCGCCTGGATCTTGGCGAGCGAGAACGCCGGCAGCGCCGGCGCCGGCAGCTCGCGCGGAATGCCGCCGAACTTGGTGCCGATGGTCTCGACCGGCAGCTGCAGCGCATAGGTGAAGGCCGCCGCGACGACGACTGCGATCAGGATGCCGGGCCAGGTCGGCCGCAGCCTCTTGAGGCCGACGATGAGGGCGATCGACAGCGCGGCCAGCGCCACCGCCGACATGTTCGCGGTCGGCGCGCCATGCGCGAGCGCCGTCAGCTTCGGGATCAGCTCGCCCGGCTCCTTGGCCGTCAGCGTGATGCCGAACAGGTCCTTCAGCTGGCTGGCGAAGATGATGACGGCGATGCCCGCGGTGAAGCCGACCGTCACCGGATAGGGAATGAACTTGATGTAGGTGCCGAGCCGCAGGTACCCGGCGATCACCAGCATGACGCCGGACATCATCGTTGCGAGCAGGAGTCCGTCGACGCCCTGGCGATCCACCGTCGCCGCGACCAGCACGATGAACGCGCCGGCAGGGCCGCCGATCTGGAACCGGCTGCCGCCGAGCAGCGAAATCAGGAAGCCGCCGACCACGGCGGTGTAGAGGCCGCGGCCGGGCGAAACGCCGGAGGCGATCGCGATCGCCATCGACAGCGGCAGGGCGACGATTGCGACTGTCAGGCCCGCGAGCGCGTCGGCGCGAAAGTCGGCGAGGCCGTAGCCTTCGCGCAGCACGGTGAGAAGCTTGGGGGAATAAAGCTCGGCGAAGGTCGGCTCATGATGTCCGACCCGTCCCCGCGTGCCGTGCTCGTTTGCGATGCTCATGCCCATCACGCTCCTGTCGCAGCGTCGGGGGCGCCATGCATACGCCGACGATGCGTCTCACACGGAGGGCACTCAACGGCCTCCGTGCCGCACGATGAAGCTAGCTCGCGCCATCGCGCGCAGTCTCAGTTTGACGGCCCACGCGGTTGGGCGGTCCCGGGTCCTTCAGGCGAACACCGCGCCCGCCATCCTCGCTGCGGGCATGCTCACCGATCAGATCCACGCCCGCACGATTGAGCGCATCGACGACCTTGGTCAGCGAGTCCACCACACCGCGGACGTTGCCAGTGGAGGCTTCCATCCGCTGGATCGTCGGCAACGACACGCCGGCCAGCTCGGCCAAGGTTTTCTGATCGATCCCGAGCAGCGCGCGGGCTGCCCGCATCTGGAATGACGTGATCACGATGGCCTCACGTGGCAGATACCATAATTGATGTTTGAGACAAAGACAATGATGTAAAATACATCATCACAGGACAATAGCAAGCGCCAGCGGCCGCTCACGTCGGCTACCGGGTCGCGTCCGGGCTCAGGCGGGAACGTCCTTGGGAAAGTCGAGCCGAACCGTCGTGCCGCGGTCGCTGCTGGTGGTGAGCTTGCCGTGCAGCTGCGCGGCGAGGCCCTCGCAGATGCGGAGGCCGAGGCTGTCGCCCTTGCCGGGATCGACGCCGGCAGCGAGACCCTTGCCATCATCCGCGATCGTCAGCGCATAGCGCGCAGCATCGAGCGGCTTCAGGCTGACCGTGATGGTGCCGGGCTCGCCCGGAGCGAAGGCATGCTTGAGCGCATTGGTGACGAGTTCCACGACCAGCAGCGACAACGCCGTCAACCTGGTCAGGTCGAGCTGCGCCGGGGCGAAATCGACCACGCAGGTGACGTCGCGCGCGCCACTGGACTCCAGCACGTCGTTGCAGATGGTCTGCAGATAGGGCCCGATATCCAGATCCATCCGGCCGGGGTCGTGCAGCATGCGGTGAACACGCGAGATCGTCTCGAGCCGCGATTGCGCCTCGCTCAGAATGGCGGGCGCCCGCGCCGGATCCGCCAGCGCCTGCCGCTTCTGCAGCATCAGCAAGCCCGCAATGAACTGGATGTTGTTGGCGACGCGGTGCTGCAGCTCCTGGAACAGCACGCGCTGATTCTCGTAGAGGCGCTCCGAGACGGCGCGCTCCTGGCGCAGATGCCGCGCGGCCTCGTGCATCAGGTGGATCAGCGTGATGTCGACTGCGACGATGATCGCGTAGAAGCCGATCGCGAACGCGTTCTGATAGCCCGACGCGGACATGAAGACATACCACGCGAGTGCACCGCACAGCACCGCAGACAGCACGCCCGGCCCGACGCCGCAAAAGAACGTCGTCAGAATGACCGCCGGAAAAACGTCAGATATGGGAAGCCGTCCGGCAGCGTCTCGTTGAGGGCGAGGCGCAGCGCAAAGGCCACGCCCGTCGCGCCGAGAGCGATCGCATAGCCCAGCAGAGCATGCCGGCGGAATCGCTCGGTGGCCTGGGAGGCGCGCAGATAAAAAGGTGCAGAGGAGAGCTTCTGGATCACGGCAGACAAGGTGAAGGACGGAGAAACTCTCGGGCCCGCGCCAGCGCCGCGTCCGGATCGAAGGAACGGAAAGGGCGTGGACGGCAGCCGATGATCATCGTTCGGCCAATCACGGCATATCAGGTCCGGAGATCGGATGGCGTTATCATAACACCATGCAGGGAACTTGGTGGGTGCACAAGTGCACATTGGGTCGCAACAAGAGATGACGGCGCGTCGGTTCTTGGCCGGAAAGACGGGCATGGGCCAAAAAAGCTGGGGCCGGGCTGCGACAGCCCGGCCCAGAGGGACGATGGACAGGGTTACGCCGCGTCGCGATGCGAGGCGATGATGTGATCCGCGGCGCGGCCGGTCACCTCGGCCATGTGGTCGAACGTCCGGGTGAAGCTGCCGGCGCCGGCGGTGGCCGAGCGCAGTTCGACGATCAGATCACCGATCTCCGCCTCCGGCATCATGGCGCGAACGCAGTCCCAGCCCGACCAGCCGTCGCGGGTGTCGAACGACAGGATCTGGCCGCGCCGCGCCGACAGGATGGCGTTGATCTTCGCGGTCGCCTCGCTCGGACAGACGATCTCGACGGTGTGGATCGGCTCCAGTAGCACCGGCGCGCATTGCGGCAGGCCCTCGCCGACCCCGGCCCGCGCCGCGGTCCGGAACGCGAGGTCCGACGAATCCACGCTGTGGTAGGAGCCGTCGGTCAGCGTGACCTCGACGTCGATCACCGGGAAGCCGAGCGGTCCGCGCGCCAGCGCGTCGACGACGCCCTCCTCCACCGCGGGGATGTAGTTGCGCGGCACCGCGCCGCCGACCACCTTCTCGGCGAAACGGAAGCCCTCGCCGCGCGGCAACGGCTTGATGTCGAGCACGACGTCGCCGAACTGGCCGTGGCCGCCGGACTGCTTCTTGTGGCGGCCGCGCTGGGTGATGGCCTTGCGGATGGTCTCCTGATAGCCGATCGCAGGCTGATGCGATTTGACGTTGACGCCGAAGCGGTCACGCAGCCGCTCCAGCGCAACGCGCAGATGCATC is from Bradyrhizobium sp. ORS 285 and encodes:
- a CDS encoding shikimate dehydrogenase translates to MTSAAKPRAACLIGWPAAHSRSPLIHHHWLHELGIAGGYTIEAVPPEELADFVTHLHSRGFVGANVTIPHKERVLELTEPDARARAVGAANTLWYEHGVLRSTNTDVEGFIDNLDAAAPGWDRTDEALVLGSGGSARAVVFGLLERGIGRVHVINRTAARAQALADQFGDRVAAEGWDRVGALLPRAGLFVNTTSLGMHGQPPLELDVDLLSPHAVVADIVYVPLETQLLGAARARGLRTADGLGMLLHQAVRGFELWFGRRPQVTPGLRVLVEADLRKS
- a CDS encoding helix-turn-helix domain-containing protein, with the protein product MITSFQMRAARALLGIDQKTLAELAGVSLPTIQRMEASTGNVRGVVDSLTKVVDALNRAGVDLIGEHARSEDGGRGVRLKDPGPPNRVGRQTETARDGAS
- a CDS encoding YoaK family protein gives rise to the protein MLDSRRNVLLACALSALAGYIDGIGFLHLGGLFVSFMSGNSTRMGVSLADGRWQEAGSALGLIGLFVLGAAGGSLIMQRRDGEVQSLLLLVEGALLIGATLCHLVVRPSGAVAAIVLAMGLENAAFQIKGGGGLGLTYVTGALVKVGQGLALAVSGGPRLGWLPNLLLWAALAAGSVAGGWAYLQLGLLAVWPGGCFALLLAFLAAASLPGEH
- a CDS encoding sensor histidine kinase, whose protein sequence is MSASGYQNAFAIGFYAIIVAVDITLIHLMHEAARHLRQERAVSERLYENQRVLFQELQHRVANNIQFIAGLLMLQKRQALADPARAPAILSEAQSRLETISRVHRMLHDPGRMDLDIGPYLQTICNDVLESSGARDVTCVVDFAPAQLDLTRLTALSLLVVELVTNALKHAFAPGEPGTITVSLKPLDAARYALTIADDGKGLAAGVDPGKGDSLGLRICEGLAAQLHGKLTTSSDRGTTVRLDFPKDVPA
- a CDS encoding SulP family inorganic anion transporter, with translation MSIANEHGTRGRVGHHEPTFAELYSPKLLTVLREGYGLADFRADALAGLTVAIVALPLSMAIAIASGVSPGRGLYTAVVGGFLISLLGGSRFQIGGPAGAFIVLVAATVDRQGVDGLLLATMMSGVMLVIAGYLRLGTYIKFIPYPVTVGFTAGIAVIIFASQLKDLFGITLTAKEPGELIPKLTALAHGAPTANMSAVALAALSIALIVGLKRLRPTWPGILIAVVVAAAFTYALQLPVETIGTKFGGIPRELPAPALPAFSLAKIQAVFPDAIAFALLGAIESLLSAVVADGMTGRRHRSNCELVAQGFANVGSALFGGICVTGTIARTATNVRAGARGPVSGMLHSLFLLVFMLIAAPLASYIPLSALAAVLVVVAWNMAEKHEFATLVRSSWGDATVLLATFGLTVFRDLTEGILVGFALGAVLFINRMAQMTGVEDGTPLVAQDRADFEDGARVPYDPKFSADKDVLVYRITGAFFFGAASTVGTVLDSIADRRKAFVVDFAAVPFLDSTAANAMSRVAAKAKRQGIRLFITGASPTVRRALLTHGVRPPLVRYRETIERAVSDIKGKETPREDIADGLAAS